CTGGGACCATGGCAGCTGATGCTCGCAGTGACCGGGAATTGCCCACCGCATCCTGGGGTCACGGGCGAAGTACACCAGACTGACGTGCATGTCGAATGCAGCCCCATTATACATCCGAACCCAAGGTTGAGCTGATCGGGGAAAAGGCCCTTGTCGAAATCGGCAGGGGCAGCAGATGAGGACGAAACCGCGAGCGGCGTGCGCGAACACATTTGCGGCGTCGTTATCGTTCGCGCCTGAATATGCGGAAGAATAGATCGGCGAACGTTCGAGTGGTACCCAATCCCGCTCGGTCGATGTCGTAATCCAATTGGCGCACGTTGGGCGCTGTAACCGGTTGGCCCGAGGTCGGCCGTCCATAACCTGAATCGGGCACCACCCGCGAGAGGGTCGTATCCAATTCCAATCGCCCACCCCCAGTGTGGGTCTCAGTGTCGGGCAAATCGGTTACCGGGTTTCGCGCGATTCCCACGAACCACCAGGTGGCGGACTGCAGCGCTCGCCGATGCCCGCCGTTGGGGCGGAACATAAGGAACATGCGGAACTCATCGCGTAACTCGATGGAGCTGATCAAACCCTCGGCGAAGGCCAGCGTGCCCAGTCTGCCGATACACAGACCCGGGGAATCATTGGATACCACCGCCAGCATTCCCGTAGACAATCCGGGCGGCGTGAAGGTGGGATATGGATCTACCGAATCCAGCACCCAGGTGCTGGTCGCTTCGCGAAGCCGCGAGCCATCCTTGAATACCATTTGAATGTATGGACGCACGTTATGAACGAAGTGCAGGCTGCCGCAGTTCTCCGGCATCACGGCCGCATTGCCCATGAAGAACATACCCGGAGTCGTCGTCGTCTGACGACCTTCGCACCCATATCCGCTGTCATCGCGGGCCTGCACCGCAATATATTGATTCGTGCGGCGCAGCGTTACAGGCCCACCTTCCATCGCCAGCATCGAAAGGGCAATGGTGCAATCACCGATTTGAATGGGGTTTGTCATGACGGGTGTAGTGGCCGGCATCTCCGGCAGCGGCTGCTGCGTGGCGAAGCGCGGCTCGACCACGATCAATACCGCCCGGCTGCGGGCAAGATTTTCCTGGCTGACGGCCGGCCTGGATTTTCTTCTCCCCACGGAAGCCAATCGCATACGACTTGCGTCGATTCCGTCGCCGATCAGCGCCTGGCGCACGGACTGTGCCCGCCGCTGTGAAAGCGGGTCGTTGATCTCGTCCGAACCGGTCAGGCTGGCCTGACCCTCGATATCGACTTCCACCAATGGGCTGTGCGCCAGTGCAGCGGCGATTTCGGCAGCAATTTCGACCAGCCCGGTTTCATGCTCCGGTTTCAACTCGTGCTGCATGATGTCGAAATTCCAAACCAGATATTCACCCGGGACGAGCCGTTCGACCCGGCCGCCGCCGGGGTAGTTGCGCTCACGCACCGTTGGAGCCAGACTCGAGCGGGCAGAGCTGATCGGTATAAGCAGCCGCAAGCCAGGACGCACGGCCATCACGCCGGGGTTGGCCCGCCGCAGCGCCCGGTAGGTCACCTGCCACATCCGGGCGATGCTTGTCCAGCTCTCACCCGAAATGACTTCGTGCCAGTGAATGCCCTCGATGACGATTTCGGTTCCGGGGGTAAACAGCTCATTGATATCGTCACGGTACGGATGATCGCCGCTGGGCCAGTGAATGATATGCAGATGTTGACCATTCTCATCCCACACCTCCGGTCCGGTGCTCAACCCGACTCGACGGGAGACG
The Anaerolineales bacterium DNA segment above includes these coding regions:
- a CDS encoding DUF4157 domain-containing protein, producing the protein DEDEGKNGIGSLNPLSGTHGANLATVLSDVGSGFPIPSGDRRFFETRLGFDLGGVRLHTNAQATSRAAALNARAFTLGNDIVVGAGEYAPGSQTGRALLAHELAHVLQQNRGFVQPRVQRLLRVIDASEPPAHLPPPDGQTLRAVLVEGWLGQLCPSGVWRVDRATGIVSLGNRETLCTADGVAASGTPVSTDCVCRASSSEYPQIDIVIEELFPYSRFRFDRNQGIFTLVEDVVDLTSTGEGATLYPQDGAWLDNTTIVLSGRSTRIQGAGDTTIERSMREVRDPPWLILAHELCGHIDLRQRGVEDYAHLETPTGDRSAVDIENRIRREHSTQTDSYGIRAGDTGGFYGSLYVVQQGDTLESVSRRVGLSTGPEVWDENGQHLHIIHWPSGDHPYRDDINELFTPGTEIVIEGIHWHEVISGESWTSIARMWQVTYRALRRANPGVMAVRPGLRLLIPISSARSSLAPTVRERNYPGGGRVERLVPGEYLVWNFDIMQHELKPEHETGLVEIAAEIAAALAHSPLVEVDIEGQASLTGSDEINDPLSQRRAQSVRQALIGDGIDASRMRLASVGRRKSRPAVSQENLARSRAVLIVVEPRFATQQPLPEMPATTPVMTNPIQIGDCTIALSMLAMEGGPVTLRRTNQYIAVQARDDSGYGCEGRQTTTTPGMFFMGNAAVMPENCGSLHFVHNVRPYIQMVFKDGSRLREATSTWVLDSVDPYPTFTPPGLSTGMLAVVSNDSPGLCIGRLGTLAFAEGLISSIELRDEFRMFLMFRPNGGHRRALQSATWWFVGIARNPVTDLPDTETHTGGGRLELDTTLSRVVPDSGYGRPTSGQPVTAPNVRQLDYDIDRAGLGTTRTFADLFFRIFRRER